The Sporomusa termitida genome has a window encoding:
- a CDS encoding anaerobic C4-dicarboxylate transporter family protein, whose amino-acid sequence MFFLEFAIVLIVMLIGAQYGGIFFGMAGGVGLAVLVFVFKLAPASPPIAVMLIILSVVVAASTLEAAGGMQVLIKKAEALLRKNPSRITFFSPLIAWVFTFMSGTGNVLYNVLPVIAEVAREAKIRPERPISIAVIASQHAVVASPISAATVALASMLAPQGVTLTQIMVIAIPATLIGIMAGALVVNRMGRELEDDPVYLEKMAKGLIPVLTAQEQGAIANTKEAKLSVVIFLIGAVLVVLLGTFSWLRPDVVNAAGKVSKLNMTNAIEIVMLSISALMVVTCKVDVNKIISGSVFKNGMLGVVSVFGLAWMSDTLLVNNMDMIKNSVQEVVKAQPLLFAFALFVASAITHSQGATVAALVPLGIALGVSGLTITAMFPAVCGYFIIPSTGVLLAGVAFDRTGTTKIGKYVVNHSYMVPGLVATIVGVITGFVILRIFF is encoded by the coding sequence ATGTTCTTTTTGGAGTTTGCCATTGTACTTATTGTCATGCTTATTGGGGCCCAGTACGGTGGGATATTCTTTGGTATGGCCGGGGGTGTCGGGTTAGCAGTATTGGTGTTTGTCTTTAAACTTGCTCCGGCTTCACCGCCGATTGCTGTCATGCTGATCATTCTGTCGGTTGTTGTTGCCGCCAGTACCCTGGAAGCTGCCGGTGGTATGCAGGTGCTTATTAAAAAAGCGGAAGCATTGCTGCGGAAAAACCCCAGCAGAATTACCTTTTTTTCGCCGTTAATCGCCTGGGTATTTACCTTCATGTCCGGCACCGGGAATGTTTTATACAATGTTCTGCCGGTCATTGCGGAAGTGGCCCGCGAGGCCAAAATCCGTCCGGAAAGGCCAATTTCCATTGCCGTCATTGCTTCTCAGCATGCTGTGGTTGCTTCGCCGATTTCCGCGGCGACGGTGGCGTTGGCGAGTATGCTGGCACCACAGGGTGTTACATTAACGCAAATCATGGTAATTGCCATACCGGCGACACTCATTGGTATCATGGCGGGGGCTCTGGTCGTCAACCGGATGGGCAGGGAACTGGAGGACGATCCGGTTTATCTTGAAAAAATGGCAAAGGGACTGATCCCGGTATTAACGGCTCAGGAACAAGGGGCAATTGCCAATACAAAAGAGGCAAAATTATCGGTTGTTATTTTCCTGATAGGAGCGGTCCTCGTTGTTTTGTTAGGCACGTTCTCCTGGCTGAGACCTGATGTTGTGAATGCTGCCGGCAAAGTGAGCAAACTGAATATGACTAATGCCATTGAGATTGTCATGCTGTCTATCTCGGCATTAATGGTTGTAACGTGTAAAGTCGATGTGAATAAAATCATCTCAGGTTCTGTTTTTAAAAACGGGATGCTGGGTGTGGTCAGTGTATTTGGTCTGGCATGGATGAGTGACACCTTGCTTGTCAACAATATGGATATGATTAAGAATTCAGTACAGGAAGTGGTAAAAGCACAGCCCTTGTTGTTTGCTTTTGCGCTGTTTGTGGCCTCTGCGATTACCCATAGTCAGGGAGCTACCGTAGCAGCATTAGTTCCGTTGGGAATTGCGTTAGGGGTTTCCGGCTTAACCATAACAGCAATGTTTCCGGCCGTATGCGGCTATTTTATTATTCCCAGTACAGGTGTTTTGCTGGCCGGTGTTGCCTTTGACCGGACAGGCACAACAAAAATCGGCAAATATGTCGTCAATCATAGTTATATGGTTCCAGGCCTGGTTGCGACAATCGTCGGCGTTATTACCGGGTTTGTCATACTCCGCATTTTTTTCTAA
- a CDS encoding NAD-dependent deacylase, with protein sequence MSKEMAVGQDQIAAIVKAWANAKELVVFTGAGMSTESGLPDFRSAQGLWKVRPESLATMAALQQQPDEFYFFYQWRIAKLWDAAPNQGHQALAALQQKGNMVIITQNVDGLHQRAGAENVVELHGSLRTVQCLHCYAEYDSRKLLPQYSGWEEDYQQGHYRYGDECLCAKCAGLLRPDVVLFGENLPDKAWEAAVKHSKNADFYVVLGSSLVVSPANYLPQLALQKGAKLLIINQEPTPLDSSAAWVINSSIGSVLSAIKAKIVS encoded by the coding sequence ATGAGCAAAGAAATGGCAGTCGGACAGGATCAAATAGCCGCTATTGTTAAGGCTTGGGCGAATGCAAAAGAACTTGTTGTGTTTACCGGGGCCGGTATGAGTACTGAGTCCGGGCTGCCTGATTTTAGGTCTGCCCAGGGACTATGGAAAGTGCGCCCCGAAAGTTTGGCAACTATGGCGGCACTACAACAACAGCCCGATGAATTCTACTTTTTCTATCAGTGGCGTATAGCAAAGCTATGGGATGCTGCGCCTAATCAAGGCCACCAAGCGCTGGCTGCATTACAGCAAAAAGGGAATATGGTCATAATAACGCAAAATGTAGACGGTTTGCATCAACGAGCCGGCGCCGAAAATGTTGTGGAATTGCATGGTTCCTTGCGGACCGTTCAGTGTCTGCATTGCTATGCCGAATATGATAGCAGAAAGCTGCTGCCGCAGTACTCAGGCTGGGAAGAAGACTATCAGCAGGGGCATTATCGTTATGGTGACGAGTGTCTATGTGCCAAATGTGCCGGCTTATTACGCCCTGATGTAGTTTTGTTTGGTGAGAACTTACCGGACAAAGCATGGGAAGCAGCAGTAAAGCATAGTAAAAACGCTGACTTTTATGTGGTGCTTGGTTCATCATTAGTGGTGTCACCGGCCAATTATTTACCACAGCTAGCCTTGCAAAAGGGAGCAAAATTATTGATTATCAACCAAGAGCCAACCCCGCTGGACAGTTCGGCAGCATGGGTTATTAATAGCAGCATTGGCAGTGTGTTAAGTGCCATAAAGGCTAAAATAGTTAGTTAA
- a CDS encoding IS1182 family transposase — MEGLALLKNVPHQLSIYSVLYDKIPSNHILKIIAGNVDFSFINELLKDSYCQHLGRPAKEPEMLAKILILQYLYNLSDVKVIEEARLNLAYMWFLGLNPEEDLPDASLLAKFRKHRLKETSVDDMIQEVVRQCVEKGIIKGTGLSIDATHTQANTKKKVPERIMKHLGRRIIRAIEKENGVIPAELISEVPDYKLIEDHNEAKQKMKSYVEELIGKTESHVDLSILPNSQQAVNEAKEILEDPKFMVQKGVRSLVDKEARVGYKSKTDSFYGYKVEFAMLPETRIITAVTVESGAYVDGSQFEELYQRSKACGLPIQEVYGDKAYFRKPILDTLQTEAVEAIIPVNACVYKLDESRFSYNKDSDQWFCEMGNHTEKKVRQKYKNKNDVYRYHFVKSHCVQCPQRLTCAGKNTKKKVLRVSEHCAQYYEHSQLAKSDQFKLKYKKRASHEWKNGEMKRFHGLDRARGYGLKSMSLQAKLTALAVNLKRIAALISFCGHAFMQQIVNFAAYCRLTPIFTQG; from the coding sequence ATGGAGGGGCTTGCCTTGCTAAAAAATGTGCCGCACCAATTAAGTATATATAGCGTGCTCTATGATAAAATTCCCAGTAATCATATTCTGAAGATTATCGCTGGTAATGTGGATTTTAGCTTCATTAACGAGTTGCTGAAGGATTCGTACTGCCAGCATCTGGGGAGGCCGGCCAAAGAACCGGAAATGCTGGCCAAGATCCTCATTTTGCAATATCTATATAACTTATCCGATGTCAAAGTCATAGAAGAAGCCCGATTAAACTTAGCCTATATGTGGTTTTTGGGACTCAATCCCGAAGAGGATCTGCCGGACGCCAGCCTGCTGGCCAAGTTTAGGAAACATAGACTAAAAGAAACCAGTGTGGATGATATGATTCAGGAAGTGGTTCGCCAGTGTGTGGAAAAAGGCATAATTAAAGGAACCGGACTAAGCATTGACGCCACGCATACCCAGGCCAATACTAAAAAAAAAGTGCCGGAAAGAATCATGAAGCATCTGGGAAGAAGAATCATAAGGGCCATTGAGAAAGAAAACGGGGTAATCCCCGCCGAGCTCATTAGCGAAGTTCCCGACTATAAGCTCATAGAAGACCACAACGAAGCGAAGCAGAAAATGAAGTCCTATGTGGAAGAACTGATCGGGAAAACCGAAAGCCATGTCGATTTGTCTATCCTGCCCAACAGCCAACAAGCGGTTAACGAAGCCAAAGAAATCCTGGAAGATCCGAAATTTATGGTCCAAAAAGGAGTCCGATCGCTGGTAGACAAAGAGGCGCGCGTAGGCTACAAATCAAAAACAGACAGCTTTTACGGCTATAAAGTAGAATTTGCCATGCTCCCGGAAACAAGGATCATTACGGCGGTAACAGTGGAAAGCGGCGCCTATGTGGACGGCAGCCAATTTGAGGAATTGTATCAGCGAAGTAAAGCCTGCGGCTTACCCATCCAAGAGGTGTATGGAGATAAGGCCTATTTTCGCAAACCGATCTTAGATACCTTACAAACCGAGGCGGTAGAAGCCATCATTCCCGTAAACGCCTGTGTCTACAAGCTAGACGAAAGCCGTTTTAGTTACAACAAAGACAGCGACCAGTGGTTTTGCGAAATGGGCAATCATACCGAGAAGAAAGTGCGCCAAAAATACAAGAACAAAAATGACGTGTACCGCTATCATTTTGTGAAATCGCACTGTGTGCAGTGTCCGCAACGGCTGACCTGTGCTGGCAAGAATACGAAGAAAAAAGTACTGCGCGTCAGTGAACACTGCGCGCAATATTACGAACATAGTCAGCTTGCCAAGAGCGATCAGTTCAAGCTAAAGTACAAAAAGCGAGCCAGCCATGAGTGGAAGAACGGGGAAATGAAACGTTTCCATGGATTAGACCGTGCACGGGGGTATGGTCTAAAAAGCATGTCCCTGCAAGCCAAACTGACGGCCTTAGCCGTAAATTTGAAAAGGATAGCAGCCCTGATATCCTTTTGCGGCCATGCGTTTATGCAACAAATTGTCAATTTTGCAGCCTATTGCCGATTGACTCCGATTTTTACCCAAGGTTAG
- a CDS encoding oleate hydratase: MYYSSGNYEAFARPEKPADVDKKSAYLVGSGLASLAAACFLVRDGQMKGERIHVLEELNIAGGACDGIIDSQKGFIIRGGREMENHFECLWDLFRSIPSLEIEGYSVLDEFYRLNKKDPNYSLMRVTVKRGQDARTDGKFGLSDKAALEIVKLFFSRDEDLYDKKIADVFSEDFFVSNFWLYWRTMFAFAEWHSALEMKLYIQRFIHHIGGLPDLSALKFTKYNQYESLIQPMVKYLETYGVQFHYGSRVTNVVFDIHGKKKTAVKLMYWQGGEEKAIDLTKDDLVFVTNGSCTENSTFGDDRHAPVPNNSSGGCWELWRNIAKQDPAFGRPDKFCTDLNATRWESATITTLDNRIPPFIEKICKRDPFSGRVVTGGIVTVRDSNWLISYTLNRQPHFKEQPQQQLVVWLYGLFIDVPGNYIKKPMQECTGTEIVAEWLYHLGVPEQEIHAMAVQSARCIPCLMPYITAFFMPRTKGDRPRVVPEGCVNLAFIGQFADTERDTVFTTEYSVRTAMEAVYTLLNISRGVPEVFASCYDIRVLLEATSQMLDGKKLTDIKLPFILSLIEKNVLHKISGTLIEELLKKYKLI; encoded by the coding sequence ATGTATTATAGCAGCGGGAACTATGAAGCGTTTGCCCGGCCGGAGAAACCGGCAGATGTAGATAAAAAGTCGGCCTATCTTGTCGGCTCCGGTCTGGCGTCCTTAGCGGCTGCCTGTTTTCTGGTACGTGACGGCCAAATGAAAGGGGAACGAATCCATGTCCTGGAGGAGTTAAACATTGCCGGCGGCGCTTGTGACGGAATCATTGACAGTCAGAAGGGCTTTATTATCCGCGGCGGGCGGGAAATGGAAAATCATTTTGAATGCCTGTGGGATCTGTTCCGGTCTATACCCTCGCTGGAAATAGAAGGCTATTCTGTTTTGGACGAATTCTACCGGCTGAATAAAAAAGACCCGAATTATTCTCTCATGCGAGTGACGGTCAAGCGGGGGCAGGATGCCCGGACTGACGGAAAATTTGGCCTCAGCGATAAAGCGGCTTTGGAAATTGTAAAATTATTTTTTTCCCGTGACGAAGATTTATATGATAAGAAGATAGCCGACGTTTTTTCCGAAGATTTCTTTGTGTCGAATTTCTGGCTTTATTGGCGAACCATGTTTGCTTTTGCAGAGTGGCACAGTGCGTTGGAAATGAAGCTTTACATTCAGCGTTTCATCCATCACATCGGTGGATTGCCGGATTTGTCCGCTTTGAAATTTACCAAATACAATCAGTATGAATCATTGATTCAACCCATGGTAAAATACCTTGAGACTTACGGCGTACAGTTTCATTACGGCAGCCGGGTAACCAATGTAGTTTTTGATATTCACGGCAAGAAAAAGACGGCCGTAAAATTGATGTATTGGCAGGGGGGCGAAGAAAAAGCGATTGACTTAACCAAAGATGATCTGGTATTTGTTACCAATGGCAGTTGCACGGAAAATTCGACATTCGGTGATGACCGGCACGCTCCGGTACCAAACAATTCCAGTGGCGGCTGCTGGGAGCTCTGGCGAAATATTGCCAAACAAGACCCGGCTTTTGGCCGGCCTGATAAATTCTGCACCGATCTAAACGCTACCAGGTGGGAATCGGCGACGATTACTACCCTTGATAACCGTATTCCGCCCTTTATTGAAAAAATTTGCAAACGCGATCCTTTTAGCGGCAGGGTAGTGACAGGCGGCATCGTTACAGTCCGGGATTCTAACTGGCTTATCAGCTATACGCTGAACCGTCAGCCGCATTTCAAGGAGCAGCCCCAACAGCAGCTGGTTGTGTGGCTGTATGGGTTGTTTATAGATGTCCCGGGCAACTACATTAAAAAGCCGATGCAGGAATGCACCGGCACGGAAATCGTAGCAGAATGGCTGTATCATTTGGGCGTGCCGGAACAGGAGATTCATGCTATGGCCGTGCAGTCTGCTCGTTGTATTCCTTGCCTGATGCCATACATAACGGCCTTCTTTATGCCCAGAACAAAAGGGGACAGGCCCAGGGTGGTGCCGGAGGGCTGCGTGAATTTGGCCTTTATCGGTCAGTTTGCAGATACCGAACGGGATACAGTATTTACCACCGAATATTCGGTACGGACAGCGATGGAGGCGGTTTATACACTACTGAATATAAGCCGCGGCGTACCGGAAGTCTTTGCTTCCTGCTACGATATTCGTGTTCTCTTAGAGGCTACCTCCCAAATGCTGGACGGGAAAAAGCTGACTGATATAAAACTTCCTTTTATACTAAGTTTAATAGAGAAAAATGTGTTGCATAAAATCTCCGGTACGCTTATTGAGGAGCTGCTGAAAAAGTATAAGCTTATATAA
- a CDS encoding LysR family transcriptional regulator yields MNIKELQYVVKIAEEQSISNAANQLFVAQSTLSHALNKIENKLGTPLFDRSTIPLKPTYAGKVFVETAHKILTINKELYQQIQDIAEYKRGALVIGVTHLAERYYLPMVLPKFRKKYPGIQLTIKPASLTELETLLLKNSVDFAITLPNNNPQLEYRPIFNMDILLALPINHPLSQRHPGQGRQYPELDLKELALEEFIVLQPGRMIRKTVLEACSEAGFTPNIGLETSNLDTAHALVAEGYGVTFMLDVIAYNAPQKDRVAYFRIKNFNLYQTFCLGYLKGKYLPKVVDEFMQAKKIL; encoded by the coding sequence GTGAACATTAAAGAGCTTCAGTATGTTGTAAAAATAGCGGAGGAACAGAGCATATCCAATGCCGCCAACCAGTTATTTGTTGCTCAGTCCACCCTCAGCCATGCCTTGAATAAGATCGAAAACAAGCTGGGGACCCCCTTGTTTGACCGCTCTACCATACCGTTAAAGCCTACCTATGCCGGCAAAGTATTTGTAGAGACAGCTCACAAAATACTAACCATCAACAAAGAACTCTATCAGCAAATCCAGGATATAGCCGAATACAAACGCGGCGCCCTGGTTATTGGTGTAACCCATCTGGCCGAACGCTATTATCTGCCTATGGTTTTACCAAAATTCCGCAAAAAATACCCGGGCATTCAACTCACTATTAAACCAGCCAGTCTGACAGAACTGGAAACCCTGCTGCTTAAAAATTCTGTTGACTTTGCCATTACCTTGCCGAATAACAATCCCCAGCTTGAATACCGGCCTATCTTTAACATGGATATCCTGCTGGCCCTGCCCATAAATCACCCGCTAAGCCAACGCCATCCCGGCCAGGGCCGGCAATATCCCGAGCTTGATCTGAAAGAGCTGGCCCTTGAGGAATTTATTGTTCTCCAGCCCGGACGCATGATCAGAAAGACAGTGCTTGAGGCCTGCAGCGAAGCCGGCTTTACCCCCAATATCGGTTTGGAAACCTCCAATTTGGATACAGCCCATGCCCTGGTGGCGGAAGGGTATGGGGTTACCTTTATGCTGGATGTTATTGCTTATAATGCCCCCCAAAAGGACAGAGTCGCGTATTTTAGGATCAAGAATTTTAACCTGTATCAGACCTTTTGTCTGGGGTACCTCAAAGGCAAGTATCTGCCCAAAGTGGTCGATGAATTTATGCAGGCTAAAAAAATTCTCTGA
- a CDS encoding ABC transporter substrate-binding protein yields the protein MIRCKWLLAVIAVLVLLVTTACSNSAPESGKKEKNELKVAISGAPPTLDLHKTTTLIAQKVGWHIFDTLVTLDENYQVVPMLAEKFEISPDGKTITLPLRKDIAFHNGKAMTAEDVLASINRWRKYSSLGKANLGQAEITAPDKDTIVIKLPAPSNAVLFSLAYPSQGASIMPKEVIDEAGDGNVKQFVGTGPFQFVEWKQDQYIHLKKFDGFKPRPEPASGLGGKREALVTDLYFIPVGDNATRVAGVQTGEYDIADEIPFDNYQMLKSSAGLKTDIAQDTTYLNLVFNKKNPLFANVKARQAVAAALDMDSIMQAVTGNPEFYTLDAGLVFPQDAWYVDNGKEKYNQKNTELARKLLAESGYQGEPVVFLVTRDFDYMYKSSLVVKEQLEQIGVNVKLEVYDWATLNGKRSNQNGWDMFVTTSSGFREPTAILFLDSRLKWAGWYNNPQMDNLLDQIRGSVNFADAKQIFGQAQALYWEEVPTVKLGNMNGLVVYRNYVQGYKYFMESTFWNVSVQ from the coding sequence ATGATTCGATGTAAATGGCTTTTGGCAGTAATCGCAGTACTGGTTTTGTTGGTAACAACCGCTTGCTCTAATTCTGCCCCCGAGTCAGGCAAAAAGGAAAAAAACGAGCTGAAAGTGGCAATATCGGGAGCGCCGCCAACACTGGATCTGCACAAAACCACTACGCTGATTGCCCAAAAAGTGGGCTGGCATATCTTTGACACTTTGGTTACTCTTGATGAAAATTACCAAGTGGTGCCTATGCTGGCTGAGAAATTTGAGATCAGCCCCGACGGAAAAACCATTACCCTGCCGCTGCGCAAGGACATTGCTTTCCATAATGGCAAGGCTATGACAGCCGAGGATGTGCTGGCCTCTATTAACCGCTGGCGCAAGTATTCTTCTCTGGGGAAAGCCAATCTGGGACAAGCCGAGATTACCGCGCCTGATAAAGATACTATTGTCATAAAGCTGCCGGCACCGTCAAATGCCGTGCTCTTCTCCCTGGCTTATCCCTCGCAGGGGGCATCCATTATGCCGAAAGAGGTTATTGATGAAGCCGGCGACGGAAATGTCAAGCAGTTTGTTGGCACAGGGCCGTTCCAGTTTGTTGAGTGGAAGCAGGATCAATACATTCACTTGAAAAAGTTTGACGGTTTTAAACCACGCCCAGAACCCGCCAGCGGCCTTGGCGGTAAACGGGAAGCCCTGGTAACGGATCTCTATTTCATCCCTGTGGGCGATAATGCGACAAGGGTCGCCGGTGTACAAACCGGCGAATACGATATAGCCGATGAGATCCCCTTTGATAATTATCAAATGTTAAAAAGCAGTGCTGGTTTGAAAACAGATATTGCCCAGGATACGACCTATCTGAATCTGGTGTTTAATAAGAAAAATCCGCTGTTTGCCAATGTTAAAGCCCGCCAGGCAGTGGCTGCCGCCTTGGATATGGATTCCATTATGCAAGCTGTAACAGGAAATCCGGAGTTTTATACACTGGATGCCGGGCTGGTATTCCCCCAAGATGCCTGGTATGTGGATAACGGCAAGGAAAAATACAATCAGAAAAATACCGAATTGGCCAGGAAGCTGCTGGCAGAGTCCGGTTACCAGGGAGAGCCGGTAGTGTTTCTGGTAACCCGTGATTTTGATTATATGTATAAAAGCTCTCTGGTTGTTAAGGAACAACTGGAGCAAATCGGGGTCAATGTCAAACTGGAGGTATATGACTGGGCCACATTAAACGGCAAACGTTCAAACCAGAATGGCTGGGATATGTTTGTGACAACCTCTTCCGGTTTCAGAGAGCCGACCGCGATCTTATTTCTTGACTCGCGTTTAAAGTGGGCCGGCTGGTATAACAACCCGCAAATGGACAATTTGCTTGATCAGATCCGGGGCAGTGTAAATTTTGCAGATGCCAAACAAATTTTTGGCCAGGCCCAGGCGCTTTACTGGGAAGAAGTCCCGACAGTCAAGCTCGGCAATATGAACGGGCTGGTAGTATATCGAAATTATGTACAAGGCTATAAATACTTTATGGAGTCTACATTCTGGAATGTTTCTGTTCAATAA
- a CDS encoding ABC transporter permease — translation MPRYICKRILSLIPVLAVVALIDFIIIHLTPGDPAVIMLGSDASEVDLAKLREQLGLTLPIYVQFSYWLLGAVQGDLGRSIFMDMPVTQAIWQHLGPTVSLALLAEIIAILFALPLGVMAATRRGSWIDQLLMVIGLLGISIPSFWLGLNFILLFAVKLNWLPAAGYQPLSSGLLNHIKYLLLPALSLGIMQAALIARMTRASMLEVLSENYIRTAQAKGLKRQVIIYKHALRNAFIPILTVIGLTFATLIGGAVVTEMVFNIPGIGKLVVNSVLRRDYVVIQGTILMIATAYVFINLLIDILYAYIDPRVRFDDQAR, via the coding sequence ATGCCGCGCTATATCTGCAAACGAATACTGTCGTTAATTCCCGTGCTTGCCGTTGTTGCGCTGATTGATTTTATTATTATTCATCTGACTCCGGGCGATCCCGCGGTCATTATGCTGGGATCAGATGCCTCAGAAGTGGATTTGGCCAAGCTGCGTGAGCAGCTTGGTCTTACTCTGCCAATTTATGTCCAGTTTAGCTATTGGCTTCTGGGGGCGGTACAGGGAGATCTGGGACGTTCGATTTTTATGGATATGCCGGTCACGCAGGCAATCTGGCAGCACCTGGGGCCTACTGTTTCACTCGCGCTGCTGGCAGAGATTATAGCGATTTTATTTGCCCTGCCACTGGGGGTTATGGCGGCAACCAGGCGTGGCAGCTGGATTGACCAGCTGTTAATGGTTATCGGGTTATTGGGAATTTCTATTCCCAGCTTCTGGCTGGGACTCAATTTCATACTACTCTTTGCCGTAAAACTCAACTGGCTGCCGGCAGCAGGTTATCAGCCGCTGTCCAGTGGTTTGCTGAATCATATTAAGTACTTGCTGCTGCCGGCTCTGTCGCTGGGGATTATGCAGGCTGCCCTGATTGCCCGCATGACCAGAGCCTCCATGCTGGAGGTACTCAGCGAAAACTACATCCGCACAGCGCAGGCCAAGGGCTTAAAACGGCAGGTTATTATCTATAAGCATGCCCTGAGAAATGCCTTTATCCCTATTTTAACGGTAATCGGGCTTACGTTTGCAACCTTGATCGGGGGCGCGGTCGTAACCGAAATGGTTTTCAATATTCCCGGGATTGGCAAGTTAGTTGTTAATTCGGTTTTACGGCGGGATTATGTGGTGATACAGGGCACGATTCTGATGATTGCCACAGCCTACGTATTTATCAATCTGCTTATTGATATACTGTACGCTTATATTGATCCGCGTGTTCGCTTCGACGACCAGGCACGATGA
- a CDS encoding ABC transporter permease, translated as MEAISRKRLILRRFLANRLAVTGSSLVLLVILMAVLAPFITAYDPLAMKVADRLQSPSSVHWFGTDEFGRDVFSRVIYGSQISLQVGVAVVIITSLGGMVLGLYSAYYRRLDMVLMSINDGLMAFPTILLAIAILAALGPTIQNVIISISVVYISRVARAVRAAAIVVREQTYIEAIRALGGTPARIIWRHIAPNCLSPLIIQATFIFAYAIIIEASLSFLGAGTPPPQPSWGNILNDGRTLIRQAWWIMIFPGCAVVMTVLGLNLIGDGLRDLLDPHTNKAKS; from the coding sequence GTGGAAGCTATTTCAAGAAAAAGACTTATCCTGCGACGTTTTTTGGCTAACCGGCTGGCAGTAACCGGGAGTAGCCTGGTCCTGCTGGTGATCCTGATGGCTGTATTGGCACCGTTTATTACGGCGTATGACCCGCTGGCCATGAAAGTTGCGGACCGGTTGCAGTCTCCCAGTTCAGTGCATTGGTTTGGCACCGATGAGTTTGGCCGTGATGTGTTCAGCCGGGTTATTTACGGCAGTCAGATTTCCCTGCAGGTGGGGGTGGCTGTTGTTATCATCACCTCACTGGGAGGAATGGTTTTAGGACTGTATTCCGCCTATTACCGCCGGCTGGATATGGTGCTTATGAGTATCAATGACGGGCTGATGGCCTTCCCCACAATATTGCTGGCTATTGCCATTCTTGCGGCTTTAGGGCCGACAATACAAAATGTTATTATTTCCATCAGTGTGGTTTACATCTCCCGGGTGGCGCGGGCTGTGAGGGCTGCCGCCATTGTGGTGCGGGAACAAACCTATATTGAGGCCATCCGCGCCTTGGGGGGGACACCGGCCAGGATTATCTGGCGCCATATCGCTCCTAATTGTCTGTCTCCCTTAATTATTCAGGCTACCTTTATTTTTGCCTACGCGATTATCATTGAGGCTTCCCTTAGTTTTCTGGGGGCGGGTACGCCGCCGCCGCAGCCCAGCTGGGGTAATATTTTAAACGATGGCCGAACCCTGATACGGCAGGCCTGGTGGATTATGATCTTTCCCGGCTGTGCTGTTGTTATGACCGTACTTGGCCTGAATCTTATTGGCGACGGCTTGCGGGACTTGCTTGATCCACACACCAACAAAGCTAAAAGCTGA
- a CDS encoding ABC transporter ATP-binding protein, which translates to MDNLYPLLQVNNLKTYFATEQGSVTAIDGIDFTVHEGETVGLVGESGCGKSVTSLSVLRLFEEYSGTKIEGEILFEGKNLLNLSVNEMETIRGNRIAMIFQDPMTSLNPVFTVGDQIAESIILHQRLGKKEALARAVDMLKLVGISSPERRIHEYPHQLSGGMRQRVMIAMGLACEPRLLIADEPTTALDVTIQAQILDLILALQKKINMGIILITHDLGVVAEVCSRVMVMYLGQIVEECSVETLFTRPAHPYTIGLIRSIPTLEGNRREPLHMIAGKVPSLQQIPPGCRFAPRCPRADAVCRSKMPGLETVATAHKVRCWHYENPDKRVNSYAGQ; encoded by the coding sequence ATGGACAATCTTTATCCTTTACTGCAAGTAAATAATTTAAAAACCTATTTTGCGACAGAGCAGGGATCCGTAACCGCAATTGACGGCATTGATTTCACTGTGCATGAGGGAGAAACTGTGGGGCTGGTCGGCGAATCAGGCTGTGGCAAGAGTGTAACCTCTCTTTCGGTTTTGCGTTTGTTTGAAGAATACAGCGGTACTAAAATAGAAGGAGAAATCCTGTTTGAAGGTAAAAACCTGCTGAATTTGTCAGTGAACGAAATGGAAACCATTCGTGGAAACCGGATAGCAATGATTTTTCAGGATCCCATGACCTCCTTAAACCCGGTCTTTACTGTTGGCGATCAAATTGCCGAGTCGATTATTTTACATCAGCGGCTTGGTAAAAAAGAGGCCTTGGCCAGAGCCGTGGATATGCTGAAACTGGTGGGAATTTCTTCGCCGGAACGGCGGATTCATGAATATCCCCATCAACTATCCGGGGGAATGCGGCAGCGGGTAATGATTGCTATGGGACTGGCCTGCGAGCCCAGACTGCTGATTGCCGATGAACCCACAACGGCACTGGATGTGACCATTCAGGCCCAGATTCTGGATCTAATACTGGCTTTGCAGAAAAAGATTAATATGGGAATTATTCTTATTACCCATGACCTGGGGGTGGTAGCCGAGGTGTGCTCGCGGGTCATGGTTATGTATCTGGGTCAAATTGTTGAGGAATGTTCGGTGGAAACATTATTTACACGGCCGGCCCATCCTTACACAATCGGCCTGATACGGTCTATTCCCACCCTGGAGGGCAATCGCCGCGAACCGCTGCACATGATTGCCGGCAAGGTTCCATCCCTGCAGCAGATTCCACCAGGCTGTCGGTTTGCCCCCCGCTGTCCCCGGGCCGATGCTGTCTGCCGGTCTAAGATGCCGGGCCTGGAGACTGTTGCCACCGCCCATAAGGTACGCTGCTGGCATTATGAAAATCCGGATAAGAGGGTGAACAGTTATGCCGGTCAGTAA